Proteins found in one Leptospira saintgironsiae genomic segment:
- a CDS encoding flavin-containing monooxygenase: protein MQKEHFDVITVGAGLSGISAGYHLQKLCPGKKYTILESRADIGGTWSLFRYPGIRSDSDMFTLGYSFRPWKEAKAIADGPSILNYVRETASEFGIDRNIRFEHRVTSTSWSSKENFWTLNVEVGPKKEKRTYTADFLYICSGYYNYDKGFTPNFPGAKNFKGQIIHPQHWPENLNYKGKKVVVIGSGATAVTLVPSMANDASHVTMLQRSPTYITSLPSKDIVADFLRFILPAKLAHHITRIKNILIQIWFYQVCKRSPNFAKWLIRLRLKVSLPKGYDIDTHFKPNYQPWDQRVCLVPDSDLFKSISKGKASIVTDHIETFTSNGIKLKSGKELEADIIVTATGLELLAIGGIQLKVDGEIIDISKQFTFKGLMLSGVPNFAFCVGYTNASWTLRADLTSTYVARLLNHMEAKGYKQCVPVCDPSKMEKEPILDLNSGYIQRAIEQFPQRGANRPWRFHQNYLMDLFDINFANVNDSNLSFG from the coding sequence ATGCAAAAAGAACATTTCGACGTGATCACTGTAGGCGCAGGTTTATCAGGGATCAGTGCAGGTTATCATCTTCAAAAACTTTGCCCGGGCAAAAAATACACAATCTTAGAAAGCAGAGCAGATATCGGCGGGACCTGGAGTTTGTTTCGTTATCCGGGAATTCGTTCAGATTCAGATATGTTCACCTTAGGCTATTCTTTTAGGCCATGGAAAGAAGCGAAGGCAATCGCCGACGGACCTTCTATCCTAAATTATGTGAGAGAGACAGCATCCGAATTTGGAATAGATCGTAATATCAGATTCGAGCATAGAGTAACATCAACTTCTTGGTCCAGTAAGGAAAACTTTTGGACATTGAATGTAGAAGTTGGACCCAAAAAAGAAAAGCGCACATACACTGCGGACTTTCTGTATATCTGCAGTGGTTATTATAATTATGATAAAGGATTTACTCCAAATTTTCCTGGAGCAAAGAACTTTAAGGGCCAGATCATTCATCCACAACATTGGCCAGAGAACTTAAACTACAAAGGTAAAAAAGTCGTGGTGATAGGAAGTGGTGCCACTGCGGTTACATTAGTTCCATCTATGGCGAACGATGCTTCTCACGTTACAATGTTACAAAGATCACCGACCTATATTACGAGTCTTCCGTCCAAAGATATAGTTGCAGATTTTCTGAGATTCATTCTGCCTGCGAAGCTGGCTCATCATATCACTCGGATCAAAAACATTCTGATCCAAATCTGGTTTTACCAAGTTTGTAAAAGATCTCCTAACTTTGCGAAATGGTTAATCAGATTGAGATTAAAAGTATCTCTTCCTAAAGGTTACGATATAGATACTCATTTCAAACCGAATTACCAACCTTGGGACCAAAGAGTTTGTTTAGTTCCTGACTCTGATCTTTTCAAATCAATCTCTAAAGGAAAAGCTTCGATAGTCACAGACCATATTGAAACTTTCACCTCCAACGGAATTAAATTAAAATCCGGAAAAGAATTAGAAGCAGATATCATAGTCACTGCAACAGGATTGGAATTACTCGCGATCGGCGGGATCCAATTGAAAGTAGACGGTGAAATAATAGACATTTCTAAACAATTTACTTTCAAAGGGCTAATGTTGAGTGGAGTTCCTAATTTTGCATTCTGCGTAGGTTATACAAATGCATCTTGGACATTAAGAGCTGACTTAACTTCCACATATGTTGCAAGACTTCTTAATCATATGGAAGCAAAAGGTTACAAACAATGTGTGCCCGTTTGTGATCCTTCAAAAATGGAGAAGGAGCCGATACTCGATCTAAATTCAGGATATATCCAGAGAGCGATAGA